One genomic region from Microcystis panniformis FACHB-1757 encodes:
- a CDS encoding PEP-CTERM sorting domain-containing protein gives MGYTTSYAQTGLPGWTIGDGYVESNNQGGGWTSFPTDGPYQFSLEGTATNIPEPGSVVALLGLGGLGLASSLKKRK, from the coding sequence ATGGGTTATACTACATCTTACGCTCAAACAGGACTCCCTGGCTGGACGATTGGTGATGGTTACGTTGAGAGTAACAATCAAGGGGGAGGTTGGACTTCTTTTCCTACTGATGGGCCTTACCAATTTAGCCTTGAGGGGACCGCTACTAACATCCCCGAACCGGGTTCCGTGGTTGCCTTGTTAGGATTGGGAGGATTAGGGTTAGCTTCTAGCCTGAAGAAACGGAAATAG